One genomic segment of Agromyces intestinalis includes these proteins:
- a CDS encoding VWA domain-containing protein, which yields MNDHRSARHDRSRIPGLRTAVSGILVAALALAGSPMIAAAEEPVDAVVAATTDASPAADPATEAPAPEPAAEPEPAPEPAPEPAPEPAPEPAPEPDPASEVETENDPAEPTADSGPSVANRSAEASIAPPQQPLSCESLKPSSELEDRTAYLDCLASQNAGLRSFAAAAAVDENGNPDLPDSCGIDIALILDKSGSIGGAGIANLKSAANAFTGALVDLGSQVSVVSFDQDAYLLLPATDLTSGNLGTIQGSYAGLVSDGWTNWKRGLEVGLGTFGGFDDTVELTVVITDGNPNTVNPANGGQFPDGSPGALDPAVLEANAIKGTPSHVFVVGVGPSVSTGPIVAISGAEVLAADGSNINTADYMTTTSYATLAEDLRAVATALCGGTVVVHKSVDGVATGGWGFETPTTDVTPAALTTLADGTGIFEVEGYDAQTDVRTVTITEETRPNHGLENLYCELNGEQVPITHDEGSPTWSVDVGKLDIVHCWVENETAKWEVTKTSDPPSGTAVEAGDFIDYTLHIRHLSGPNVTDFDIDDDISQLAPYVSFVGLLTPAPVVSSDWDGTPGKYLLKLAQLTKAETLNIRYRVQVDADVPPGSVLRNVVLTNCPAPAEGEPDLCVTENPTPGWELRKYSNPPSGSVVYPGYEVTYELDAYNFSEAPVIGGIATDDLSDVLDNATIDELGPGLTLEGTTLTWAVPDLEPGDSVSTSYTVIVNDDAWGQTLTNVVTPEYPGSCPPPPQDGEVVVLAEGECTTDHEVADPNLRIQKLWEHDGGDNPVDSGDDPPDVISYAIGVWNSGNAPVENPVVTDTLPEGLTFVPGSEVVPAGWVLDASVPGQVTFSQETPGPFDPIAYPGVIFEFDVEVGELAQPDPTVPIPDLVNTACVAGEIPPQEPLDVPLRALAIAFDEEPPADDPDIDGPLADCDEASTPVKSVALDGAAQCVNDTPWFTYAVTPYNMEAPLPAVALIWWTLDAYENRDPSIDAADEAALLADGASQVDYVVIPPDWAPGDTLAGQQLWPGAEVDAEGNPIDWPGWTLLPDGTWVLDPDAPFYDLRDEAVVEIRVNPSTDVITAYPPPTPNCNAAPPENPGPGPGPNPAGGSGSRIAGTGFAGGWLVPFAVILLMGGALVAGRSWVRRRGLEQD from the coding sequence ATGAACGACCACCGCAGTGCTCGCCACGACCGGAGCCGCATCCCCGGTCTCCGAACCGCCGTGAGCGGCATCCTCGTCGCCGCGCTCGCGCTCGCCGGGTCGCCGATGATCGCCGCAGCCGAGGAGCCCGTCGATGCGGTCGTCGCCGCGACCACGGACGCTTCGCCCGCAGCCGATCCCGCGACCGAGGCGCCGGCACCGGAGCCGGCTGCCGAGCCGGAGCCGGCGCCGGAGCCCGCACCCGAGCCGGCGCCGGAGCCCGCACCTGAGCCCGCACCTGAGCCCGATCCGGCGTCCGAAGTCGAAACCGAGAACGATCCGGCTGAGCCGACCGCGGACAGCGGGCCGAGCGTGGCCAACCGGTCGGCCGAGGCATCCATCGCCCCGCCGCAGCAACCGCTCTCGTGCGAGAGCCTGAAGCCGTCGAGCGAGCTCGAGGATCGCACCGCCTACCTCGACTGCCTCGCGAGCCAGAATGCCGGGCTTCGGTCGTTCGCCGCCGCTGCCGCCGTCGACGAGAACGGCAACCCCGACCTGCCCGACTCGTGCGGTATCGACATCGCGCTCATCCTCGACAAGTCGGGCTCGATCGGCGGCGCGGGCATCGCGAACCTGAAGTCGGCCGCGAACGCGTTCACCGGTGCGCTCGTCGACCTCGGGTCGCAGGTCTCGGTCGTCTCGTTCGACCAGGATGCCTACCTGCTCCTCCCCGCGACCGACCTGACCTCGGGGAACCTCGGGACGATTCAGGGTTCGTACGCCGGGCTCGTCTCCGACGGGTGGACGAACTGGAAGCGCGGACTCGAGGTCGGGCTCGGCACGTTCGGCGGCTTCGACGACACCGTCGAGTTGACCGTGGTCATCACCGACGGCAACCCGAACACCGTCAACCCGGCCAACGGGGGGCAGTTCCCCGACGGATCGCCGGGTGCGCTCGACCCGGCCGTGCTCGAGGCCAATGCGATCAAGGGCACGCCCTCGCACGTGTTCGTGGTCGGCGTCGGTCCGTCGGTGTCGACCGGCCCGATCGTGGCGATCTCGGGCGCCGAGGTGCTCGCAGCCGATGGCTCGAACATCAACACGGCCGACTACATGACCACGACGAGCTACGCGACCCTCGCCGAGGACCTGCGTGCCGTCGCCACCGCGCTCTGCGGCGGCACCGTCGTCGTGCACAAGAGCGTCGACGGGGTCGCCACCGGGGGCTGGGGCTTCGAGACTCCGACCACCGACGTCACGCCGGCCGCGCTCACCACCCTGGCCGACGGCACGGGCATCTTCGAGGTCGAGGGCTACGACGCGCAGACCGACGTGCGCACGGTGACCATCACGGAAGAGACTCGGCCGAACCACGGCCTGGAGAACCTGTACTGCGAGCTCAATGGCGAACAGGTTCCGATCACCCATGACGAGGGCTCACCGACCTGGAGTGTCGACGTCGGAAAGCTCGACATCGTGCACTGCTGGGTCGAGAACGAGACCGCCAAGTGGGAGGTGACGAAGACCAGCGACCCGCCGAGCGGCACCGCGGTCGAGGCGGGCGACTTCATCGACTACACCCTGCACATCCGGCACCTGAGCGGTCCGAACGTCACCGACTTCGACATCGACGACGACATCAGCCAGCTCGCGCCGTACGTCAGCTTCGTCGGGCTGCTGACCCCGGCGCCGGTGGTGTCGTCCGACTGGGACGGCACGCCGGGCAAGTACCTGTTGAAGCTCGCCCAGCTCACGAAGGCCGAGACCCTGAACATCAGGTATCGAGTTCAGGTCGATGCCGACGTGCCGCCGGGCTCGGTCCTGCGCAACGTCGTGCTGACCAACTGCCCGGCACCGGCGGAGGGCGAGCCCGACCTGTGCGTCACCGAGAACCCGACGCCGGGCTGGGAGCTTCGGAAGTACTCGAATCCGCCCAGCGGCTCGGTGGTCTACCCGGGCTATGAGGTGACGTACGAACTCGACGCGTACAACTTCTCTGAGGCGCCGGTGATCGGCGGCATCGCCACCGATGACCTGAGCGACGTGCTCGACAATGCCACGATCGACGAGCTCGGCCCGGGACTGACCCTCGAGGGCACGACGCTGACGTGGGCCGTGCCCGACCTCGAGCCGGGCGACTCCGTATCCACCTCGTACACGGTGATCGTGAACGACGACGCGTGGGGCCAGACCCTCACGAACGTCGTGACGCCCGAGTATCCCGGGTCGTGCCCGCCGCCGCCCCAGGATGGCGAGGTCGTGGTGCTGGCCGAGGGCGAGTGCACGACCGACCACGAGGTCGCCGACCCGAACCTGCGCATCCAGAAGCTCTGGGAGCACGACGGCGGTGACAACCCGGTCGACTCGGGCGACGACCCGCCCGACGTGATCAGCTACGCCATCGGTGTCTGGAACAGCGGGAACGCGCCGGTCGAGAATCCGGTCGTCACCGACACGCTCCCCGAGGGCCTGACCTTCGTGCCGGGTTCGGAGGTGGTGCCGGCGGGATGGGTGCTCGATGCATCCGTACCCGGGCAGGTGACCTTCTCGCAGGAGACGCCGGGCCCGTTCGACCCGATCGCCTACCCGGGCGTGATCTTCGAGTTCGATGTCGAGGTGGGCGAGCTCGCCCAGCCCGACCCGACGGTGCCGATCCCCGATCTCGTGAACACGGCGTGTGTGGCGGGGGAGATCCCGCCGCAGGAACCGCTGGACGTCCCGCTGCGCGCCCTCGCGATCGCGTTCGACGAGGAGCCGCCGGCCGATGACCCCGACATCGACGGTCCGCTCGCCGACTGCGACGAGGCATCCACGCCCGTGAAGTCGGTGGCGCTCGATGGGGCGGCGCAGTGCGTCAACGACACCCCGTGGTTCACCTACGCGGTGACGCCGTACAACATGGAAGCCCCGCTGCCGGCGGTCGCCCTCATCTGGTGGACGCTCGACGCCTACGAGAACCGCGACCCGTCGATCGATGCGGCCGATGAGGCGGCCCTCCTGGCCGACGGCGCCTCGCAGGTCGACTACGTGGTCATCCCGCCCGACTGGGCGCCGGGCGACACGCTCGCCGGCCAGCAGCTGTGGCCGGGCGCCGAGGTCGACGCCGAGGGCAACCCGATCGACTGGCCCGGCTGGACCCTGCTGCCCGACGGCACCTGGGTGCTCGACCCGGACGCGCCATTCTACGATCTGCGCGACGAGGCGGTGGTCGAGATCAGGGTGAACCCGTCGACCGACGTGATCACCGCCTACCCGCCGCCCACGCCGAACTGCAACGCGGCGCCGCCTGAGAACCCGGGCCCGGGCCCCGGCCCGAACCCGGCGGGCGGGAGCGGCTCGCGGATTGCGGGCACCGGCTTCGCCGGCGGTTGGCTGGTTCCGTTCGCGGTGATCCTGCTCATGGGCGGTGCGCTGGTTGCGGGTCGCAGCTGGGTGCGCCGACGCGGCCTCGAGCAGGACTGA
- a CDS encoding YihY/virulence factor BrkB family protein, which yields MGDGRRSNGRRSAVAPEPGADSADDARRSAAASDLDVDRPDLRERIDDLSQPLRERFDPQIRTVTTITQKTLALFPVRVWRHFLAQNGFILSAGMSYQSLFAVFAGIYVVFAVAGIWLTGSEPAMTAFVALVNTYAPGLIGDENAVISQEALAQIAQASSGVLGWTGVIALAGFIWTAIGFVTYARIGVRSMFGLPKDSRSYVLLKARDLLAALAFGLVLLLATAMSIVTVNFIDWMLQLLDWDFSSRWSTYFIQGGALLVVFAIDTLALAALFRFLSGAAMPWRRMWVGSLLGSAGMSLLQLFSSVVLVFTTSNPLLATFAVFIGLLLWFRVTSIVILVAASWVAVEATDAHESLRLVTPEQLAAERAARERAALITAAEVKVREARDGVEHSGWLRRIAARRRLERAEAELERARATPAPELAGELRPGGPPVAEKAARPLAEKDVGGLP from the coding sequence GTGGGCGACGGGCGACGTTCGAACGGCAGACGAAGCGCCGTCGCGCCCGAGCCGGGCGCCGACAGCGCCGACGACGCGCGGCGGAGCGCCGCGGCATCCGACCTCGATGTCGACCGCCCCGACCTGCGCGAGCGGATCGACGACCTGAGCCAGCCCCTCCGCGAACGCTTCGACCCGCAGATCCGCACCGTGACCACCATCACGCAGAAGACGCTCGCCCTGTTCCCCGTGCGGGTCTGGCGCCACTTCCTCGCCCAGAACGGCTTCATCCTCTCAGCCGGCATGAGCTATCAGTCGCTGTTCGCCGTGTTCGCCGGCATCTACGTCGTCTTCGCCGTCGCGGGCATCTGGCTCACCGGTTCCGAACCCGCGATGACGGCGTTCGTGGCGCTCGTCAACACCTACGCGCCCGGGCTCATCGGCGACGAGAACGCGGTGATCAGCCAGGAGGCACTCGCCCAGATCGCGCAAGCGTCGAGCGGCGTGCTCGGATGGACCGGTGTCATCGCCCTCGCCGGCTTCATCTGGACAGCCATCGGCTTCGTCACCTACGCACGGATCGGCGTGCGCAGCATGTTCGGACTGCCGAAGGACTCTCGCTCGTACGTCCTGCTGAAGGCACGCGACCTGCTCGCCGCGCTCGCGTTCGGACTCGTGCTGCTGCTGGCGACGGCCATGTCGATCGTCACGGTGAACTTCATCGACTGGATGCTCCAGCTGCTCGACTGGGACTTCTCGTCGCGATGGTCGACCTACTTCATCCAGGGCGGCGCGCTGCTCGTCGTGTTCGCCATCGACACGCTCGCTTTGGCTGCACTCTTCCGCTTCCTCTCGGGAGCGGCGATGCCGTGGCGGCGGATGTGGGTCGGGTCGCTGCTGGGGTCGGCCGGGATGTCGCTGCTGCAGCTGTTCAGCTCGGTGGTGCTCGTGTTCACGACCTCGAACCCGCTGCTGGCGACCTTCGCGGTGTTCATCGGTCTGCTGCTGTGGTTCCGGGTGACCAGCATCGTGATCCTGGTCGCGGCGAGTTGGGTCGCGGTCGAAGCCACCGACGCGCACGAGTCGCTGCGCCTCGTGACCCCCGAGCAGCTCGCGGCCGAGCGCGCGGCGCGCGAGCGGGCTGCGCTGATCACGGCCGCCGAGGTCAAGGTGCGCGAGGCGCGCGACGGCGTCGAGCACTCCGGATGGCTCAGACGGATCGCCGCGCGACGCCGCCTCGAGCGCGCCGAGGCGGAACTCGAGCGCGCCCGGGCGACGCCCGCGCCCGAACTCGCAGGCGAGCTGCGCCCCGGCGGGCCCCCCGTGGCCGAGAAGGCTGCCCGCCCCCTCGCGGAGAAGGATGTCGGCGGGCTCCCATAA
- a CDS encoding exodeoxyribonuclease III, which produces MPSKPLRIATVNVNGIRAAYRRGMGDWLADRGVDILALQEVRASTDDLTALLGDGWDVVHDPATAKGRAGVAIASRHRASLHRVELGGPDFDTAGRWLEADYEVGDRIVTVVSAYVHTGEVDTPKQIEKYRFLDAMEHRLPELAAHSELAVVLGDLNVGHRTLDIKNWRGNRKNAGFLPDERAYFDRFVGAEGDELANHGAGLGWVDVGRRSAGEVDGPYTWWSWRGKAFDNDTGWRIDYHLATQALADTVASYTVDRAAAYDERWSDHAPVVVDYAI; this is translated from the coding sequence ATGCCCTCGAAGCCCCTGCGCATCGCGACCGTGAACGTCAACGGCATCCGGGCCGCATACCGCCGAGGCATGGGTGATTGGCTCGCCGATCGCGGCGTCGACATCCTCGCATTGCAAGAGGTGCGCGCCTCCACCGACGACCTGACCGCGCTGCTCGGCGACGGCTGGGACGTCGTGCACGACCCGGCGACGGCCAAGGGGCGCGCGGGCGTCGCCATCGCGAGCCGTCACCGGGCGAGCCTGCACCGCGTCGAACTCGGCGGCCCAGACTTCGACACCGCGGGGCGCTGGCTCGAGGCCGATTACGAGGTGGGCGATCGCATCGTCACCGTGGTGAGCGCCTACGTGCACACCGGCGAGGTCGACACGCCCAAGCAGATCGAGAAGTACCGCTTCCTCGACGCCATGGAACACCGCCTGCCCGAGCTCGCCGCCCACTCCGAGCTCGCGGTCGTGCTCGGCGATCTCAACGTGGGGCACCGCACCCTCGACATCAAGAACTGGCGGGGCAATCGCAAGAACGCCGGGTTCCTGCCGGACGAGCGCGCGTACTTCGACCGCTTCGTCGGGGCCGAGGGCGACGAGCTCGCGAACCACGGCGCCGGGCTCGGCTGGGTCGACGTCGGTCGCCGCTCCGCCGGCGAGGTCGACGGCCCGTACACGTGGTGGTCGTGGCGCGGCAAGGCGTTCGACAACGACACCGGCTGGCGCATCGACTACCACCTCGCGACCCAGGCGCTCGCCGACACCGTCGCGTCGTACACGGTCGACCGCGCCGCCGCGTACGACGAGCGATGGTCCGATCACGCGCCCGTCGTCGTCGACTACGCGATCTGA
- the trpS gene encoding tryptophan--tRNA ligase, with amino-acid sequence MTTARPVVFSGMQPSSDSLHLGNYLGALVNWVKLQDEFDPIYCVVDLHAITVAQDPAELRASTRRTAAQYLAAGVDPLRSTLFVQSHVPAHAELAWVLGTITGFGEASRMTQFKDKSAKQGADATTVGLFTYPVLMAADILLYGTDLVPVGDDQRQHLELTRDLAGRFNSRFGETFTVPEAYIPKESARIYDLQDPTSKMSKSAASDAGLIRLLDEPARTAKKIKSAVTDTEREIRYDPAAKPGISNLLDIYATITGSTIAELEQQYVGRGYGDLKKELAEVVVGALEPIRTRTFELLDDPAELDRILAVGAEKAAERAERTLADVYERVGFLRRR; translated from the coding sequence ATGACCACCGCCCGCCCTGTCGTCTTCTCCGGCATGCAGCCGTCGAGCGACTCGCTGCACCTCGGCAACTACCTCGGCGCGCTCGTCAACTGGGTGAAGCTGCAAGACGAGTTCGACCCCATCTACTGCGTCGTCGATCTGCACGCGATCACCGTCGCGCAAGACCCTGCTGAGCTGCGCGCCTCGACCCGGCGCACCGCGGCGCAGTACCTCGCCGCCGGCGTCGACCCGCTGCGGTCGACGCTGTTCGTGCAGTCTCACGTGCCGGCGCACGCCGAACTCGCCTGGGTGCTCGGCACCATCACGGGCTTCGGCGAGGCGAGCCGCATGACCCAGTTCAAAGACAAGTCGGCCAAGCAGGGGGCGGATGCCACGACGGTCGGCCTCTTCACGTACCCCGTGCTGATGGCCGCCGACATCCTGTTGTACGGCACCGACCTCGTGCCCGTCGGCGACGACCAGCGCCAGCACCTCGAACTGACCCGCGACCTCGCCGGCCGGTTCAACTCGCGGTTCGGCGAGACGTTCACCGTGCCCGAGGCGTACATCCCGAAGGAGTCGGCCCGCATCTACGACCTGCAAGACCCCACGTCGAAGATGTCGAAGTCGGCGGCGAGCGACGCGGGCCTGATCCGCCTGCTCGACGAGCCGGCCCGCACCGCGAAGAAGATCAAGAGCGCGGTCACCGACACCGAGCGCGAGATCCGCTACGACCCCGCCGCCAAGCCCGGCATCTCGAATCTGCTCGACATCTACGCCACGATCACGGGCTCGACGATCGCCGAGCTCGAGCAGCAGTACGTCGGCCGGGGCTACGGCGACCTCAAGAAGGAGCTCGCCGAGGTGGTGGTGGGCGCGCTCGAGCCGATCCGCACTCGCACGTTCGAACTGCTCGACGACCCCGCCGAACTCGACCGCATCCTCGCCGTCGGTGCTGAGAAGGCGGCCGAGCGGGCCGAGCGCACCCTCGCGGACGTCTACGAACGCGTCGGCTTCCTGCGCCGGCGATAA
- a CDS encoding HAD family hydrolase, which produces MTLPAAVLFDLDDTLFAHRGAVARGILTYLDAVGIVATDADAAIADWYRLEEHHYHRYLAGELAFEGQRRARARDFAASHGVELTDDEAGEWFTAYFEHYRAAWTLHDDALPCLDALRAKRGDIRFGLITNGDLAFQQRKVAQVGLDRVIDLLVASGAVGIVKPDARIFHHACELLGVDPADAAYVGDRLRTDAIGAAEAGLTGVWLNRVGAIAEPAEAARAAELGVLEITSLDELPAALAP; this is translated from the coding sequence ATGACCCTGCCGGCTGCGGTGCTGTTCGACCTCGACGACACGCTGTTCGCCCATCGCGGCGCGGTCGCCCGGGGCATCCTGACCTACCTCGACGCGGTGGGAATCGTCGCGACCGACGCCGACGCGGCCATCGCCGACTGGTACCGCCTCGAAGAGCACCACTACCACCGCTACCTCGCGGGCGAACTCGCGTTCGAGGGCCAGCGGCGGGCGCGGGCTCGCGACTTCGCCGCGTCGCACGGCGTCGAGCTCACCGACGACGAAGCCGGCGAATGGTTCACCGCGTACTTCGAGCACTATCGAGCGGCGTGGACGCTGCACGACGACGCGCTCCCCTGCCTCGACGCCTTGCGCGCGAAGCGCGGCGACATCCGGTTCGGGCTCATCACCAACGGCGACCTGGCGTTCCAGCAGCGCAAGGTCGCCCAGGTCGGGCTCGACCGCGTGATCGACCTGCTCGTCGCCAGCGGCGCGGTCGGCATCGTGAAGCCCGACGCGCGCATCTTCCACCACGCCTGCGAGCTGCTCGGAGTCGACCCCGCCGACGCGGCGTATGTGGGCGACCGCCTGCGCACCGACGCCATCGGAGCCGCCGAAGCCGGGCTGACCGGCGTGTGGCTGAACCGGGTCGGCGCGATCGCCGAACCTGCCGAGGCCGCACGCGCCGCCGAGCTCGGCGTGCTCGAGATCACCTCCCTCGACGAGCTGCCGGCCGCGCTGGCGCCGTAA
- a CDS encoding glycerol-3-phosphate dehydrogenase/oxidase, whose amino-acid sequence MTQPTTPAPSLRAEVADLQARPAASVVIVGGGINGIATFRDLALQGVDVVLVERDDFVSGASSASSHMIHGGIRYLENGEFRLVHESVVERNALIRTAPHYVKPLQTTVPIFSTFSGLLSAPLRFLTHQQGKPTERGALLIKTGLTIYDAFSRDGGSVPRHRFLGRRKSLAELPKLNPAIRYTATYYDASMHDPERLALDVLHDGLASGTHARAANQVEAIGMGASGLRVRDRESGVEFDLVADVVVNASGPWTDLTNAAFGRPTRYMGGTKGSHIVLDHPELLAATGGREIFFEHDDGRIVLIYPLKGRVLVGTTDLEHDLREPAVCTEAEVDYFFELIAHVFPDIAVDRSQIVYRFAGVRPLPRHDDTQPGFVSRDYRIERSDVAERPGTTMLSLVGGKWTTFRALAEHLSDEVLGLLGRERVRSTEGLPIGGAAGYPTTPDARRVWVVSHGDEVGRERAEQLLERYGTRAEEYLAEVEGGPETVLMQHSEYTREEIAYLVRTERVVHLADLVQRRTSLAFAGQLTMPLLDELAGIAGEVLGWDADRRAAEVDSTARLLADRHGVVLDAVTVQV is encoded by the coding sequence ATGACCCAGCCCACGACCCCCGCTCCGTCGCTGCGTGCCGAGGTCGCCGACCTGCAGGCGCGCCCAGCGGCATCCGTCGTCATCGTCGGCGGCGGCATCAACGGCATCGCGACCTTCCGCGACCTCGCGCTGCAGGGCGTCGATGTCGTGCTCGTCGAGCGCGACGACTTCGTCTCGGGCGCGTCGAGCGCGTCGAGCCACATGATCCACGGCGGCATTCGATACCTCGAGAACGGTGAATTCCGCCTCGTGCATGAATCGGTCGTCGAGCGCAACGCGCTCATCCGCACGGCACCGCACTACGTGAAGCCGCTGCAGACCACGGTGCCGATCTTCTCGACCTTCTCGGGGCTGCTGTCGGCGCCGCTGCGCTTTCTCACGCATCAGCAGGGCAAGCCCACTGAGCGTGGTGCGCTGCTCATCAAGACCGGGCTCACGATCTACGACGCCTTCTCGCGCGACGGCGGCAGCGTGCCTCGACACCGGTTCCTCGGCCGCCGGAAGTCGCTCGCCGAGCTGCCGAAGCTCAACCCCGCCATCCGGTACACCGCAACGTATTACGACGCGAGCATGCACGACCCCGAGCGCCTCGCGCTCGACGTGCTGCACGATGGACTCGCCTCGGGCACGCATGCCCGGGCAGCGAACCAGGTCGAGGCGATCGGCATGGGAGCGAGCGGCCTACGGGTGCGCGACCGCGAGAGCGGCGTCGAGTTCGATCTCGTCGCCGACGTCGTCGTCAACGCGTCGGGGCCGTGGACCGACCTGACCAACGCGGCGTTCGGCCGCCCGACCCGGTACATGGGCGGCACGAAAGGCTCGCACATCGTGCTCGACCACCCCGAGCTGCTCGCCGCGACCGGCGGCCGCGAGATCTTCTTCGAGCACGACGACGGGCGCATCGTGCTGATCTACCCGTTGAAGGGCCGCGTGCTGGTCGGCACCACCGACCTCGAGCACGACCTGCGCGAGCCCGCCGTCTGCACTGAGGCCGAGGTCGACTACTTCTTCGAGCTCATCGCGCACGTCTTTCCCGACATCGCGGTGGACCGCTCGCAGATCGTCTACCGGTTCGCCGGGGTGCGCCCGCTGCCGCGCCACGACGACACACAGCCCGGATTCGTCTCGCGCGACTATCGCATCGAGCGGTCGGATGTCGCGGAGCGACCCGGCACGACGATGCTGAGCCTGGTCGGTGGCAAGTGGACCACCTTCCGCGCCCTCGCCGAGCACCTGTCCGACGAGGTGCTCGGGCTGCTCGGCCGCGAGCGCGTGCGGTCGACCGAGGGGCTGCCGATCGGTGGAGCGGCCGGGTATCCGACCACGCCCGACGCGCGTCGCGTGTGGGTGGTCTCGCACGGCGACGAGGTCGGCCGCGAGCGTGCCGAGCAGCTGCTCGAGCGGTACGGCACCCGGGCCGAGGAGTACCTCGCCGAGGTCGAGGGCGGGCCCGAGACCGTACTCATGCAGCACTCGGAATACACCCGGGAGGAGATCGCGTACCTCGTGCGAACCGAGCGGGTCGTGCACCTCGCCGACCTCGTGCAGCGGCGCACGAGCCTCGCGTTCGCGGGGCAGCTCACGATGCCGCTGCTCGACGAGCTCGCCGGCATCGCCGGAGAGGTGCTCGGGTGGGACGCCGACCGGCGTGCCGCCGAGGTCGACTCGACCGCACGCCTGCTCGCCGACCGCCACGGGGTCGTGCTCGACGCGGTGACCGTGCAGGTCTGA
- a CDS encoding sugar-binding transcriptional regulator, with product MIASEDGLQTLPAKSRTALRAAQLYYLQDLTMEAIADELGVSRSTVSRLLSYARDTGLVEITVHSPLEGVGRLEQELADRFDLAVHVVPMPDHTTEVDRLERVAMSAARMLGGFVDQGQSIGLAWGSTMSAVSRHLVAKPTADTRIVQLNGAGNLRTTGILYASELLRRFGDAFGAEVEQFPVPAFFDDPTTKQALWRERSVRRILTLQARLDVAIFGVGSPFADVPSRVYQGGYLERADYESLSRNGVVGDVATVFYRADGSTDGIALNARGTGPDFAALRRVPRRVCVVAGRAKLPSLRGALAARLVTDLIVDEGTARALATP from the coding sequence ATGATCGCGTCTGAAGACGGTCTGCAGACGCTGCCCGCGAAGAGCCGAACCGCCCTCCGCGCCGCGCAGCTCTACTACCTGCAAGACCTCACGATGGAGGCGATCGCCGACGAATTGGGTGTCTCGCGGTCGACCGTGTCGCGGCTGCTCTCGTACGCGCGCGACACCGGGCTCGTCGAGATCACCGTGCACTCCCCGCTCGAGGGCGTCGGCCGCCTCGAACAGGAGCTCGCCGATCGGTTCGACCTCGCCGTGCACGTGGTGCCGATGCCCGACCACACCACCGAGGTCGACCGTCTCGAGCGAGTCGCGATGTCGGCGGCGCGCATGCTCGGCGGGTTCGTCGACCAGGGCCAGTCGATCGGGTTGGCGTGGGGGTCGACGATGAGCGCGGTCAGCCGGCACCTCGTCGCCAAGCCGACCGCGGACACCCGCATCGTGCAGCTGAACGGCGCCGGCAACCTGCGCACGACCGGCATCCTGTACGCGAGCGAGCTGCTGCGCCGGTTCGGGGACGCGTTCGGCGCCGAGGTCGAGCAGTTCCCGGTGCCGGCGTTCTTCGACGATCCGACGACGAAGCAGGCGCTCTGGCGGGAACGGAGCGTCCGGCGCATCCTGACGCTGCAAGCCAGGCTGGATGTCGCGATCTTCGGTGTCGGCTCGCCCTTCGCCGACGTGCCGAGCCGGGTCTACCAGGGCGGCTACCTCGAGCGCGCCGACTACGAGTCGCTGAGCCGCAACGGGGTCGTCGGCGACGTGGCGACCGTGTTCTATCGGGCCGACGGGTCCACCGACGGCATCGCGCTGAACGCGCGCGGCACCGGACCCGACTTCGCCGCGCTGCGCCGGGTGCCGCGGCGCGTCTGCGTCGTCGCGGGTCGGGCGAAGCTGCCGAGCCTGCGCGGCGCGCTCGCGGCACGGCTCGTCACCGACCTCATCGTCGACGAGGGCACCGCCCGCGCCCTCGCCACCCCCTGA